The Solibacillus daqui genome has a segment encoding these proteins:
- a CDS encoding dynamin family protein: MTLFDDKIQGLLQQSALQYIIYKENEDTERIEKLNLFARKLLQKEFVIGFAGHFSAGKSSMINALSGENILATSPIPTSANIVKVHKSDEDFAILYLHNEKPVKFEAGYDIKQVKELSKNGELVSQIEIGHSTSSLPEGVTVMDTPGVDSTDDAHAMSTESALHIADMVFYTMDYNHVQSELNFQFTKQLMKYNPNVYLIVNQIDKHRDTELSFEDFKQSVHNSFAAWGVYPKDIFFTSLREKELPNNDFDKVKKIVMDSMNDWQEQLILTAENTLTKLQHEHETYLEEEKQDRFTTYAEMVSDDDWQHRDDILEQYDKLTRQTELFSFDVFDKQFDENRKELLANAAIMPADVREKLREYLESQQDDFKVGGLFTAKKKTAEAKVQRQEEAYVAFNHVVQSQITGHMKALMKTALKDVGALNDERAADIDAKEFNFPFSIIEDQVQKSAVITGDAVLNFANRVSEAVKRYFIQMTDAWKLEQKATLEQVAAEAAAPVKLKINAMTEKVQALKHIIQVEQFQAFSNTLMKQVSNEIRAESKIHLEKWTREHEQALKDIRPFDESMLLTNTATEEIVEDQQLEKIGSGLNIEKVTERALKTAHILSDVQGFKEVSNFLTKKVERLQKRDFTIALFGAFSAGKSSFSNALMGDRVLPVSPNPTTAAINKIRPVTPDHPHETADVHLKTEEQLLEDIKGSYAAIGLTVSSLQEAFDRASEGLAVQLTDERLNVHKSFIRAYSEGFETFLPKLGTTLRVNRHDFEKYVAQENRSCFVDNIDFYFDSPLTRMGVTLVDTPGADSINARHTGVAFDYIRNADAILFITYYNHAFAKADREFLIQLGRVKDAFELDKMFFIVNAIDLASTMDEEEEVKGYVRTELQRFGIRFPRLYGVSSLLALKEKQEQKEHESGMAPFEDAFHHFLNDELMGIAVQALQEEIEKTEDRLHDLITQTEDNLKRKDERLGELAHLEQHVRGKYQTTQTSMVESDSKQELDELLYYVLQRVYYRYPDFFRESYNPSTFAQMPVQQALETALKEVLQALSFDFAQELRVTNFRLAQFVEKKMNERYKDEARDLKELNPSFAFMAYETGEPEILDYTGPFNDPAPYVGVKSNFKNVKAFFEKNEKELLRDALEQLTKPDAQKYLDTEKIKLIEWANRFIAIEAEGLRQHMLEQAVEQIETERLLLQEESRLAVWKDIYAQLKA, encoded by the coding sequence ATGACATTGTTTGATGATAAAATTCAAGGATTGTTACAACAATCTGCATTACAATACATAATCTATAAAGAGAACGAAGATACAGAGCGCATTGAAAAATTAAACCTTTTCGCGCGCAAATTATTACAAAAAGAATTCGTAATTGGTTTTGCGGGGCACTTCTCTGCTGGTAAATCAAGTATGATCAATGCATTATCTGGAGAGAACATTTTAGCAACAAGTCCAATTCCGACAAGTGCTAACATCGTAAAGGTCCATAAATCAGATGAGGACTTTGCAATTCTTTATTTACACAACGAAAAGCCAGTTAAATTTGAGGCTGGATATGATATTAAGCAAGTAAAAGAACTAAGTAAAAATGGTGAGCTCGTTTCACAAATTGAAATTGGCCATAGTACATCAAGTTTGCCAGAAGGTGTAACTGTAATGGATACACCAGGGGTTGACTCAACAGATGATGCACATGCGATGAGTACAGAGTCTGCACTACATATTGCAGATATGGTGTTCTATACAATGGACTACAATCACGTCCAATCCGAGTTAAACTTCCAATTTACGAAGCAATTGATGAAATATAATCCAAACGTATATTTAATTGTTAACCAAATTGATAAGCACCGTGATACAGAGCTATCATTCGAAGATTTCAAACAATCGGTGCACAATTCATTCGCAGCGTGGGGCGTTTATCCGAAAGATATTTTCTTCACGTCTTTACGTGAAAAAGAATTACCAAACAACGATTTCGATAAAGTGAAAAAAATTGTTATGGATTCAATGAACGATTGGCAGGAACAATTAATTTTAACAGCAGAAAACACGCTAACAAAATTACAGCATGAGCATGAAACATACTTGGAAGAAGAGAAGCAAGATCGTTTCACAACATATGCAGAAATGGTGTCAGATGATGATTGGCAGCACCGTGATGATATTTTAGAGCAATACGATAAATTAACGCGTCAAACGGAACTATTCTCATTTGACGTATTTGATAAGCAATTTGATGAAAATCGTAAAGAACTTCTTGCAAACGCTGCCATTATGCCAGCCGATGTACGTGAAAAATTACGTGAGTATTTGGAAAGTCAGCAAGATGATTTTAAAGTGGGCGGTCTATTTACAGCCAAAAAGAAAACCGCAGAAGCGAAAGTACAGCGTCAAGAAGAGGCGTATGTGGCATTTAACCACGTTGTACAATCACAAATTACAGGTCATATGAAGGCTTTAATGAAAACAGCATTAAAGGATGTAGGTGCACTAAACGATGAACGTGCAGCAGACATTGATGCAAAGGAATTTAACTTCCCGTTTTCAATTATTGAAGACCAAGTACAAAAAAGTGCGGTCATTACAGGGGATGCGGTACTGAACTTTGCTAACCGTGTGTCTGAAGCGGTAAAACGTTACTTCATTCAAATGACAGACGCTTGGAAGCTAGAGCAAAAAGCAACATTAGAACAAGTAGCAGCCGAAGCAGCAGCGCCAGTCAAATTAAAAATTAATGCGATGACAGAAAAAGTACAAGCATTAAAACACATCATTCAAGTTGAACAATTCCAAGCATTTAGCAATACGCTAATGAAGCAAGTATCAAATGAAATTCGTGCGGAATCAAAAATTCATTTAGAAAAATGGACGCGTGAGCATGAGCAGGCGTTAAAGGATATTCGTCCGTTTGATGAATCGATGTTACTAACGAATACTGCAACAGAAGAAATCGTTGAAGACCAACAGCTTGAAAAAATCGGCTCAGGTTTAAATATTGAAAAAGTTACAGAGCGAGCATTAAAAACAGCTCATATTTTATCAGATGTGCAGGGCTTTAAAGAGGTATCGAACTTCTTGACGAAAAAGGTCGAACGTCTGCAAAAACGTGATTTTACAATCGCTTTATTCGGTGCGTTCTCTGCTGGTAAATCAAGTTTCTCGAATGCATTAATGGGTGATAGAGTATTACCGGTTTCACCAAACCCAACAACTGCAGCGATTAACAAAATTCGCCCAGTAACACCAGATCATCCACATGAAACAGCTGATGTGCACTTAAAAACAGAAGAGCAATTATTAGAAGATATTAAAGGTTCTTACGCGGCAATTGGCTTAACAGTGAGCTCGTTACAGGAGGCGTTTGATCGTGCGTCAGAAGGCTTAGCGGTTCAGTTAACAGACGAGCGCTTAAACGTACACAAATCATTTATTCGTGCCTATTCTGAAGGCTTCGAAACATTCTTGCCGAAATTAGGTACGACATTACGTGTAAACCGCCATGATTTCGAAAAGTATGTAGCGCAAGAAAATCGTTCATGTTTCGTTGATAATATTGATTTCTATTTTGATTCTCCACTTACTCGTATGGGTGTTACATTAGTCGATACACCAGGTGCAGACTCAATTAACGCACGTCATACAGGGGTTGCGTTTGATTATATTCGTAATGCGGATGCGATTTTATTCATTACGTATTACAACCATGCATTCGCGAAAGCAGACCGTGAATTCTTAATTCAATTAGGTCGTGTAAAGGATGCCTTCGAGTTAGATAAAATGTTCTTCATTGTCAATGCGATTGATTTAGCGTCAACAATGGACGAAGAGGAAGAAGTAAAAGGCTATGTACGCACAGAGTTACAACGCTTCGGAATCCGTTTCCCAAGACTTTACGGCGTATCAAGCTTACTAGCATTAAAAGAAAAGCAAGAACAAAAAGAACATGAATCAGGTATGGCGCCGTTTGAAGATGCATTCCATCACTTCTTAAACGACGAGTTAATGGGCATTGCGGTACAAGCCTTGCAAGAGGAAATCGAGAAAACAGAGGACCGCCTGCATGATTTAATTACGCAAACCGAAGACAACTTAAAGCGTAAAGATGAGCGTTTAGGAGAACTTGCACACTTAGAGCAGCACGTGCGCGGAAAATACCAAACAACGCAAACATCGATGGTAGAAAGTGACTCAAAGCAAGAGCTAGATGAACTACTTTATTACGTATTACAACGTGTGTACTACCGTTACCCTGATTTCTTCCGCGAAAGCTACAACCCGTCGACATTTGCACAAATGCCGGTACAGCAAGCGTTAGAAACAGCACTAAAAGAAGTTTTACAAGCATTAAGCTTTGACTTTGCACAGGAATTACGTGTAACGAACTTCCGTTTAGCACAATTTGTTGAAAAGAAAATGAATGAACGCTACAAAGATGAAGCACGTGATTTAAAAGAGTTAAACCCAAGCTTTGCATTTATGGCTTATGAAACGGGCGAGCCAGAAATTTTGGATTACACAGGACCATTTAACGACCCAGCCCCATATGTAGGCGTGAAATCAAACTTCAAAAATGTTAAAGCCTTCTTCGAGAAAAACGAAAAAGAACTATTACGTGACGCGTTAGAGCAATTAACAAAGCCAGATGCACAAAAATATTTGGATACAGAAAAGATCAAATTAATCGAATGGGCGAATCGTTTCATTGCAATCGAAGCAGAAGGGTTACGTCAACATATGCTAGAACAAGCCGTCGAGCAAATTGAGACAGAGCGCTTGTTATTACAAGAAGAAAGCCGTTTAGCAGTTTGGAAAGATATCTACGCACAATTAAAAGCGTAA
- a CDS encoding sulfurtransferase: MQTTIFVSANKMERNGRIIDVRYDLTNEQLGKQLYKEGHIEGAIYWDLNDDLSDMTRDEGRHPLPSKEQLQQLFEQNGLRVNDAIYIYDQGASPFATRAWWILHYAGFNHAYVVNGGFEAMKGAGFAISQEVPKFAPTMLNLQWNDEILLKRSDMKRIIDGESKTTLLDARANARYRGEIEPLDAIAGHIPTAKNYDWEQLREGKNLVVTSSLLAKVKKDEDIVVYCGSGVTATPVYSILKQAGYEKVKIYMAGYSDWVKHETVEQSENL; encoded by the coding sequence ATGCAAACAACGATTTTTGTATCAGCCAATAAAATGGAACGTAACGGACGAATCATTGACGTCCGTTATGATTTAACAAATGAACAATTAGGCAAACAATTATATAAGGAAGGGCATATTGAAGGCGCAATCTATTGGGATTTAAACGATGACCTTTCCGATATGACACGTGATGAAGGACGTCATCCACTTCCAAGTAAAGAGCAACTACAACAGCTTTTCGAGCAAAATGGATTACGTGTTAATGATGCCATTTACATTTATGATCAAGGTGCATCACCATTTGCAACTCGTGCCTGGTGGATTTTACATTATGCTGGCTTTAATCATGCTTACGTTGTAAATGGTGGTTTTGAAGCTATGAAGGGGGCAGGTTTTGCTATATCGCAGGAAGTTCCTAAATTTGCCCCTACAATGTTGAATTTACAATGGAATGATGAGATATTATTGAAACGTTCGGATATGAAACGAATAATTGATGGAGAATCTAAGACAACCTTACTGGATGCTCGTGCAAATGCGCGTTACCGTGGAGAGATAGAGCCACTAGATGCCATTGCAGGCCATATCCCAACAGCAAAAAACTACGATTGGGAACAGTTACGCGAAGGTAAAAACTTAGTTGTAACGTCATCCTTATTAGCGAAAGTAAAAAAAGACGAGGATATTGTTGTGTACTGTGGTTCAGGTGTAACTGCTACTCCAGTTTATTCGATATTAAAACAGGCGGGCTATGAAAAAGTAAAAATTTACATGGCTGGCTATAGTGACTGGGTAAAGCACGAAACAGTTGAACAAAGCGAGAATTTGTAA
- a CDS encoding MBL fold metallo-hydrolase produces the protein MFFKKKSEQHTQSGVNMVNGFVSFQAIKLNVHCFEIDGVLIDTGSASLLQEFKPFFSQLDIDQIVLTHYHEDHSGGAHYLQTKYNVPVYMSDVRCQECTYKARYPLYRKLFWGSREPFEANGIGNRFSSRTANWQVIKTPGHSDDHLAFLNEQTGQLFTGDLYVTPKTKVVLREESIPQIISSIERVLTYDFGEVFCNHAGYIKDGKQALRMKLDYLQDLRGKIEMMNDEGLSVKEITAQLFEKKYPIMKLSLGEWDSAHIVSSVLRKS, from the coding sequence ATGTTTTTTAAGAAAAAATCTGAACAGCATACACAATCTGGTGTAAATATGGTCAATGGATTTGTATCATTTCAGGCAATTAAGCTTAATGTACATTGCTTTGAAATTGACGGTGTATTAATCGATACTGGCTCGGCATCACTCTTACAGGAATTTAAACCATTTTTCTCACAGCTTGATATCGATCAAATTGTTCTAACGCATTATCATGAAGATCATTCAGGTGGTGCGCATTATTTACAAACAAAATATAATGTACCTGTTTATATGAGTGACGTTCGTTGCCAAGAGTGTACATATAAAGCGAGATATCCGTTATACCGCAAGCTATTTTGGGGTAGTCGTGAGCCGTTTGAAGCAAATGGGATTGGTAACCGTTTTTCATCACGTACGGCAAACTGGCAAGTAATTAAAACACCTGGGCATTCAGATGATCATTTAGCATTTTTAAATGAACAAACGGGCCAGCTTTTTACAGGAGATTTATATGTAACACCAAAAACAAAGGTTGTATTACGTGAGGAAAGTATTCCACAAATTATATCTTCCATAGAGCGTGTGTTAACATATGATTTTGGCGAGGTATTTTGTAACCATGCAGGCTATATAAAGGACGGAAAACAAGCGTTACGTATGAAGCTAGATTATTTACAAGATTTACGTGGCAAAATTGAAATGATGAATGACGAAGGGCTGTCTGTGAAGGAAATTACTGCGCAGCTTTTCGAGAAAAAATATCCGATTATGAAACTGTCGTTAGGTGAATGGGACTCAGCGCATATTGTGTCATCGGTTTTACGTAAAAGCTAA
- a CDS encoding DUF47 domain-containing protein, whose protein sequence is MFNSKKPDPFFEGLLNIAKNVQQGVNFAKESTITNVADLKQIQIKMKSFETAGDKLIHELIVKLNDSFMTPIEREDILALAIKLDDILDGIENTIAHFEMYAFTEVNQHMRDFVDYIAKSSVEAVKAMELLNKKDLIGMRQHAILIKDYERECDEIFRKSITELFQVEKDPIRLIIFKDLYEQLEEIADYCQNVANTIESIIMRNA, encoded by the coding sequence ATGTTTAACTCAAAAAAACCAGATCCATTTTTCGAAGGATTATTAAATATTGCTAAAAATGTACAGCAAGGTGTTAACTTCGCAAAAGAAAGTACAATCACAAATGTTGCTGACTTAAAACAAATTCAAATTAAAATGAAATCATTTGAAACAGCAGGTGACAAATTAATTCACGAATTAATTGTAAAACTAAATGATTCATTCATGACGCCAATCGAGCGTGAAGATATTTTAGCGCTAGCAATTAAATTAGATGACATTTTAGATGGTATTGAAAACACAATCGCGCATTTCGAAATGTATGCTTTTACAGAAGTGAACCAACATATGCGTGATTTTGTAGACTACATTGCAAAATCTTCAGTTGAAGCAGTAAAAGCAATGGAGCTTTTAAACAAAAAGGATTTAATCGGCATGCGACAACATGCGATTTTAATAAAGGATTACGAGCGTGAATGTGACGAAATTTTCCGTAAATCGATTACAGAGTTATTCCAAGTGGAAAAAGATCCAATTCGTTTAATCATTTTTAAAGATTTATATGAGCAGTTAGAGGAAATTGCAGACTACTGCCAAAATGTAGCAAACACAATCGAATCTATTATTATGCGTAACGCGTAA
- a CDS encoding inorganic phosphate transporter yields the protein MDTLLIITVLVVIFALAFDFINGFHDTANAIATSVSTRALKPRVAVLMAAVMNFIGAMTFVGVAKAVASGIVDPFSLNAFEGDVTGSVVILAALSSAITWNLLTWYFGIPSSSSHTLIGSIAGAAVASAGFGILNYEGFLKILQALIISPILALALGYVVMKIFKFIFQRSPLYSTTKAFRLTQIGTAALQSFTHGTNDAQKAMGIITMALIAANWQSTDEVQGWVRFACALAMGLGTSIGGYKIIKTVGGKIMKIRPINGVAADLTSASIIFGATVIALPVSTTHVISSAIMGVGAAQRVKGVNWGMARKIVITWFITLPISALMAGLFYFLFSLIF from the coding sequence ATGGATACGTTATTAATTATTACCGTCCTTGTAGTCATCTTTGCGTTAGCATTCGATTTTATTAACGGCTTCCACGATACAGCGAATGCGATTGCTACTTCTGTTTCAACACGTGCGTTAAAACCACGTGTGGCAGTTCTGATGGCGGCAGTTATGAACTTTATCGGGGCGATGACGTTCGTAGGTGTAGCAAAAGCGGTAGCGTCAGGCATCGTTGACCCGTTCTCGTTAAACGCATTTGAAGGTGATGTAACGGGTTCGGTTGTTATTTTAGCAGCACTTAGTTCGGCGATTACGTGGAACTTATTAACATGGTATTTCGGGATTCCATCAAGTTCTTCACATACTTTAATTGGTTCAATCGCAGGTGCGGCTGTAGCATCAGCAGGCTTCGGTATTTTAAACTATGAAGGTTTCTTAAAGATTTTACAGGCATTAATTATTTCACCAATTCTAGCATTAGCGCTTGGTTACGTTGTGATGAAAATTTTCAAATTTATCTTCCAGCGTTCACCATTATATTCAACAACTAAAGCTTTCCGTTTAACGCAAATTGGTACAGCCGCATTACAATCATTCACGCACGGTACGAACGATGCGCAAAAAGCGATGGGTATCATTACAATGGCGTTAATCGCAGCAAACTGGCAATCGACAGATGAAGTACAAGGTTGGGTACGCTTCGCCTGTGCATTAGCAATGGGTCTTGGTACATCAATAGGTGGTTACAAAATCATTAAAACAGTAGGCGGTAAAATTATGAAAATCCGTCCAATTAACGGGGTTGCAGCAGACTTGACTTCTGCATCGATTATTTTCGGTGCGACAGTGATCGCTTTACCAGTCTCGACAACGCACGTAATTTCTTCTGCAATTATGGGTGTAGGTGCTGCACAACGTGTAAAAGGTGTTAACTGGGGTATGGCACGTAAGATTGTTATTACGTGGTTTATCACATTACCAATTTCGGCACTGATGGCTGGTTTATTCTATTTCTTATTCAGCTTAATTTTCTAA
- a CDS encoding S1C family serine protease: MTENKTTEELTEEEFLELVLDEQEKALAKERERRLNPIPKKPKRQNPVVRVVVWLMALTLIFNTFAVIFNVYSIPAIEFLKVSAKLSNQEDVQLYKKAVVTINTDSGKGTGFAVSEDGYIITNEHVINNALTITVVFPDDTLYKAQIIESYEDYDLALLKIEATDIPYLKLADSSSFKQNEHVYFIGNPLAFSGIANEGEILGYTNAIGVTPDIIMMNAPVYRGNSGSPVINEAGEVIGVVFATGSRDNYGKVGLFIPIENVHSQFNLLQQKSSTSKRGE, encoded by the coding sequence ATGACTGAAAACAAAACAACTGAAGAGCTCACAGAAGAAGAATTTTTAGAACTTGTGTTAGATGAACAAGAAAAAGCGCTCGCTAAAGAACGCGAACGCCGTTTAAATCCTATCCCTAAAAAACCAAAGCGCCAAAATCCAGTTGTGCGCGTCGTCGTTTGGCTCATGGCATTAACATTAATTTTTAATACATTTGCGGTTATTTTTAACGTATACTCCATTCCTGCTATTGAATTTTTAAAAGTATCCGCAAAATTATCAAATCAAGAAGATGTACAACTATATAAAAAAGCAGTCGTTACGATTAATACCGATTCAGGAAAAGGAACGGGCTTTGCGGTTTCAGAGGATGGCTACATAATTACCAATGAGCACGTCATCAACAATGCCTTAACAATCACTGTAGTCTTTCCTGATGACACGCTATACAAGGCACAAATCATTGAAAGCTATGAGGATTATGATTTAGCGCTATTAAAAATCGAAGCTACCGATATTCCTTATTTAAAATTAGCAGATTCTAGTTCCTTCAAGCAAAACGAGCATGTTTATTTCATCGGCAATCCACTTGCGTTTAGCGGCATTGCTAATGAAGGCGAAATATTAGGCTACACAAATGCAATTGGCGTTACACCAGATATTATTATGATGAATGCACCCGTTTACAGAGGAAATAGTGGAAGCCCTGTAATTAATGAGGCGGGCGAGGTTATTGGTGTCGTGTTCGCAACAGGTAGCCGTGATAATTATGGAAAAGTCGGTTTATTTATCCCAATTGAAAATGTGCACAGTCAATTTAACTTGCTTCAGCAAAAATCCTCCACTTCTAAAAGAGGGGAATGA
- a CDS encoding NAD(P)-dependent malic enzyme yields the protein MDLMKKSLEMHENFGGKMEIRAKVPVQDKYDLSLAYSPGVAAPCLEIEKNPSKVYDYTMKGNLVAVITDGTAVLGLGDIGPEAALPVMEGKALLLKRFANVDAVPVCLNTKDVDEIVQVVKAISPTYGGINLEDISAPRCFEIEDRLRAECNIPVFHDDQHGTAIVVGAALINALKIVKKQPENMKVVINGAGAAGIAILRILIQMGYVNVLMCDTKGIIYEGRQEGMNPIKEQVASLTNPYQLRGTLDEALVDADVFIGVSAADLLKEHHIKSMAAEPIVFALANPNPEVTPENAKKWGVKIIGTGRSDYANQINNMLAFPGIFRGALDVRATDINEDMKLAAVEAIASLVTDEELNEDFIVPSSMDERVAGAVAKAVGSAAIGSGVSDLFQQTSVVQDIIAI from the coding sequence ATGGATTTAATGAAAAAGTCATTAGAGATGCATGAAAATTTTGGTGGTAAGATGGAAATTCGCGCAAAGGTTCCTGTTCAAGACAAATACGATTTAAGTTTAGCGTATTCGCCAGGCGTAGCAGCACCTTGCTTGGAAATTGAAAAAAATCCATCAAAAGTGTATGACTACACAATGAAGGGCAATTTAGTAGCAGTTATTACGGATGGGACAGCAGTGTTGGGATTAGGGGATATTGGCCCAGAAGCAGCATTACCGGTTATGGAAGGGAAGGCACTACTATTAAAGCGTTTTGCCAATGTTGATGCCGTTCCAGTTTGTTTAAATACAAAAGATGTTGATGAAATTGTGCAAGTAGTAAAAGCGATTTCGCCAACTTACGGGGGCATTAATTTGGAGGATATTTCAGCACCGCGTTGTTTTGAAATTGAAGACCGTTTACGTGCTGAATGTAACATTCCCGTATTCCATGACGATCAGCATGGTACAGCGATTGTCGTAGGGGCAGCGTTAATCAATGCATTAAAAATTGTTAAAAAGCAGCCAGAAAATATGAAGGTTGTCATTAATGGTGCTGGTGCAGCGGGTATCGCGATTTTACGTATTTTAATTCAGATGGGTTATGTAAATGTACTAATGTGTGATACGAAAGGAATCATTTACGAAGGCCGACAAGAGGGGATGAACCCGATTAAAGAGCAAGTCGCAAGTTTAACGAACCCATACCAATTACGAGGAACGTTAGATGAAGCGCTAGTTGATGCAGATGTATTCATCGGCGTATCTGCTGCTGACTTGTTGAAGGAGCACCATATTAAATCAATGGCAGCAGAACCAATCGTTTTTGCCTTAGCCAATCCAAATCCTGAGGTGACACCTGAAAATGCAAAAAAATGGGGAGTAAAAATTATCGGGACAGGACGCTCAGATTATGCTAATCAAATTAATAATATGCTTGCATTCCCTGGTATTTTCCGTGGTGCATTAGATGTGCGGGCAACAGATATTAATGAGGACATGAAATTAGCTGCAGTTGAAGCAATTGCCTCTTTGGTGACGGATGAAGAGTTAAATGAAGACTTTATCGTGCCAAGCTCAATGGATGAGCGTGTGGCAGGTGCTGTTGCAAAAGCTGTAGGTTCTGCGGCGATTGGATCAGGCGTGTCAGATTTGTTCCAGCAAACATCAGTTGTACAAGATATAATTGCTATTTAA
- the pepF gene encoding oligoendopeptidase F, whose amino-acid sequence MSTVKRNDVTLQETWNLQDLFTTEEAYTDAIADLKAIVDEAVTSLAGKITDVDGAIKAIEATEKIREKMIPIGTYANLAISVEQTNTENQLRSAGFGSLAAAIATKLSFVTSDLLALDEGVLKKAQNLMPEYKNFIDKLLVQKPHQLHPQAEKALAAFGATFNAPYELYNTTKLVDMQFPDFEVNGKSYPMSYNLFEGDWELETDTEKRRAAFDAFSSKLRDYQHTTAKTYNTHIQMEKTEADLRGYESIFDSLLQDQQVDRSMYDRQIDLITSELAPHMRRYAKLVQKTHNLDSMTFADLKISLDPTYEPTITIEESRKYMKDGLAIMGEDYAHMLDRSFDERWIDFAQNAGKSTGAFCSSPYGVHPYILISWTSRMNEVFVLAHELGHAGHFYLANDAQNIFNARPSLYFIEAPSTMNEMLMANYLLKNSTDARFKRWVISTIISRTYYHNFVTHLLEAAYQRKVYEMIDAGGTVNAPKLNELKREVLEAFWGDTVEINEGAELTWMRQPHYYMGLYPYTYSAGLTISTQVYRRISSGDESAVAEWIEVLKAGGTKTPLELAQMAGVDISTEQPLRDTIAFIGELITQLEELTVEIEAKI is encoded by the coding sequence ATGTCAACAGTAAAGCGTAATGATGTAACTTTGCAAGAAACATGGAATTTACAAGATTTATTCACAACAGAAGAGGCTTACACGGATGCTATTGCAGACCTAAAAGCAATTGTAGATGAAGCCGTAACAAGCTTAGCAGGAAAAATTACGGATGTGGATGGTGCCATAAAGGCAATTGAAGCAACTGAAAAAATCCGAGAGAAAATGATCCCAATTGGAACATACGCAAACCTTGCAATTAGCGTAGAGCAAACGAATACAGAAAATCAATTGCGTTCAGCAGGCTTTGGTTCTTTAGCAGCTGCAATCGCGACAAAGCTATCATTTGTTACAAGTGATTTACTAGCATTAGATGAAGGCGTATTAAAAAAGGCTCAAAACTTAATGCCTGAATACAAAAACTTTATCGATAAATTATTAGTTCAAAAACCGCACCAATTACACCCACAGGCCGAAAAAGCATTAGCTGCATTTGGCGCAACATTTAACGCACCTTATGAACTTTATAACACGACAAAATTAGTTGATATGCAATTCCCGGATTTCGAGGTAAATGGAAAATCTTATCCAATGAGCTACAACTTGTTTGAAGGTGATTGGGAGCTAGAAACGGATACAGAAAAACGCCGCGCTGCTTTTGATGCATTCTCTAGCAAATTACGTGACTACCAACACACTACTGCAAAAACATACAACACACATATTCAAATGGAAAAAACAGAGGCAGATTTACGCGGCTACGAATCCATTTTTGATTCATTATTACAAGACCAGCAAGTAGACCGCTCAATGTATGATCGTCAAATCGATCTTATTACATCCGAGCTAGCGCCACATATGCGCCGTTATGCAAAACTTGTTCAAAAAACACATAACTTAGACAGCATGACATTTGCCGATCTAAAAATTTCATTAGACCCAACATACGAGCCAACGATCACAATCGAAGAGTCGCGCAAATATATGAAAGATGGCTTAGCAATTATGGGCGAAGATTATGCCCACATGCTGGATCGTTCATTTGATGAGCGCTGGATTGATTTCGCACAAAATGCCGGAAAATCAACAGGGGCATTTTGCTCAAGCCCATATGGTGTACACCCATATATTTTAATTTCTTGGACAAGCCGTATGAATGAAGTATTCGTTCTTGCGCATGAGCTTGGTCACGCTGGCCATTTCTATTTAGCAAACGACGCACAGAACATTTTCAATGCACGTCCATCACTTTATTTCATCGAGGCACCATCAACAATGAATGAAATGTTAATGGCCAACTATTTGCTGAAAAACTCAACAGATGCACGCTTCAAACGTTGGGTCATTTCAACAATTATTAGCCGTACTTATTACCACAACTTTGTCACTCATTTACTAGAAGCAGCTTATCAACGTAAAGTGTATGAAATGATAGACGCTGGTGGTACAGTAAACGCACCGAAGCTTAACGAATTAAAACGCGAAGTATTAGAAGCGTTCTGGGGTGATACAGTAGAAATTAACGAAGGTGCCGAGCTTACTTGGATGCGCCAACCACACTACTACATGGGCTTATATCCATACACGTATTCAGCTGGTTTAACAATTTCTACACAAGTATATCGTCGTATTTCTAGTGGAGATGAGTCAGCGGTTGCAGAATGGATTGAAGTATTAAAAGCTGGTGGTACAAAAACACCGCTAGAGTTAGCGCAAATGGCCGGAGTAGATATTTCAACGGAACAGCCTTTACGCGATACAATTGCATTTATTGGCGAGTTAATAACACAGCTTGAAGAACTAACAGTAGAAATCGAAGCTAAAATATAA